Within Candidatus Spechtbacterales bacterium, the genomic segment TCCATAAGTCCCATTTTTCTATCCAGATTTGTTCTGGATAGGTCATCAGCCAAAGCTTCTAACTCAAGTGTCGGCCTGCGCCATATAAGGAAATTGCTACTGTAAAAAATAACCCCCACACGCATATTTTTCTGATCACGCAAAAAAGGAATAGCGCTATCTATAACAGCCTCATAGCTTGTCTTCTCTCTTACATCATTTTCTGCTACAAATCCTAAGAAGTTAGTCCTCATACTTCCTGATACATCAATAACCATTATTACATTTCTTACGTACTGAGTTTTTGTTTCCCGTGTAGAGGTTTGAAGTTCCGATACGGGAGAGGCGAGAGCCGAAGCCAGCATGAGAACAATGAGAACAAAAGCGCTGTTTACCAAAACGGTAGATTGCTTAGCTCTTTTAATGCCTATATGCTTAATGTCCGCAATAGCTGAAGATTTTACCTCGTCTCGCTTATTTTTCCGCCTGCGCACCATACCAACCACAAGGATTAGTAAGAGTGCCGCACCAACGGATAATAAAAGCGGGGAGGTAAATTCAAGGGATTTTAGCATTTGAAGCCAAGTATCCATTACCTCCCCTCCTTTCTTGTTTGTTTTGTTCTAAGGAGCAAATCCAGTTCATGAACAACTTCCTCAACTTTCTCATAAGTAGTGCTATCGGGCGCGTAAGCATGGTCTATGCCTATAAGCGCTTTGCGCCACTTGAGAGATTCTTTTTCTTTGTTGTAAAGGTCTGTCGGTGAAAGTTCAAAAAATATATACGCCGCCCTGTAAAGAAGGGGTTCAAGTTCCAAAAGCCTTCCATCCGCGCTTTTTTGCTCAAGCCATTCTCTGTCATGAAAACGTTCAAGTTTCCAAAGAAGGATATCGGCCTCAGATGTTGCAACCTCTTCTTTTGATTTTTTCTCTTTCACAAAATAAGTTCGGATAAGTATAGCGCCAGCCGTCAACGCAAACAAAATACCGGAAATACCGAGTACTGTTTTCGCGCGGACAACATTATTCTCTACGGCTGGCTTCGGAGGTCTAAATTCCACCCCTTCAGTTTTACCGCCGTAATACGAACCTATCTGAAACGGTATCTCAGGTATAACATTGAAAGACCTTTTTTCTCCTGTCTCAATCAATGCATACTCAATAGATATCGGTTTTATCGTATACGCCTTGCCCGGTATCATGTCTATCGCAACAAGTTTTGTAGAGTAGCGATACTCATAAACAGAGTTTCTCACGTTTTTGTGGCTGATGTTAACATCTCCAACAATGTTAAAGGGACTAAGTGTTGCGTTTCTTAATCCGCCAATATCAACGTCCGCGATATCTTCGTCATACTGAATAATCAGGGTTATTGCAAACTCTTCCCCCAACATATGGGCTGTGCCTTCAATATCCGCTTTAACTGCTACGGCCTGACTTTCAGACAAAAAAACTGCTTCGCTATCCCACGGCACCTCTTCTCCATATATTGGAGACAAAAGCACGGAGAGCGCAAGAAGCAAAGTAACAACGACCGAAACAACTAATGCCGTCTTCTTTTTAAAGCTCAAAGCGTGTTTAGCCATCTTGCACCCTCCTTTCTTTGGTTGTCATGCCGGAGGATATGCTCCTTGAAGAGCATCCTCTATGCTGGAGTTTATGTTTTTCAAATCAAAAACTTTAAGATGAGCGTATGAAAGATATTTTTCTCTAAACAACTCCCTTAAATCTGTAAATCTTTTCTCATGAGTATCCCTTACATCGGCGGATGTTTTTTTGTCTACCCAAAGGGTTTCTGATTCTAAACCCTCGGCATCTCCAAAGGTAATGCTTACTCCCCGGGAATTTATTTCGGGAAAAGTATATTCCTGGTCATCCTGCACAACAACGGGAATCACATAATAATCTCCCAATTCGTCATCAAGAAGTGTCTGAAAATTGTCTTTTTTTCCAAGAAAATCTGAGACAACAAAGACAAACGAACCTCCGGGTAAAGCCTCTCGCCAGTTATCCAGCGAAAGCTCCCCGGAGCGTTCGACGCAGAAATAGCTATCTGAAGCTTCTACTTTTCCGGATACTATATCCTCAAAAAAATACATATGCTCATTGGTAAAAGGGAATGTTGCCTCTAACTCGTAGTCATTTGCAACAGCCCAAAGCGCAACCGGCATGTGTATATCAGATGCAGAAATAAATACCATACTCATAGCGGCGTAAGCCATTCTAAACTTATCGCGCAAAAACATTGAAGGCGTTATGTCCAAAACAATAAGTAAGCGGGCCTCGCGTGGCTCTCTGTATCTAATTACCATGTCCTTGCCCATGCGCGAACTCATTACGGCGTGTATGCGCCTGGGGTTGTCGCCGGGACGAAACTCCCTAAATTCCTCAAAATCAAATCCCTCTCCAAGATAATCACTGTCCCAGTCACCATATCTGGTGCTTTTTGGAGAGTGCGGTTCAAGGGTGAGAGACATTCTTGATTTTTCAAAAATGGCTTCCAGGTCTTCCTTACGTGGCGTAGGCATTATTGTAATCTCCTTCAAATACCTTTTTAAAATCGGCGTGGAGAACCTCTTTCAAAATGCTCTCCCACTCCTCCTTTCGCCGGTTGGCAAAAACAACTCTGTGGCAAAATATGGGATAAGCCAGTTCAACAATGTCGCTGGGTGTGACATAGTCTCTGCCTCGCAAAACAGCAAGAACTTTAGAAGCTCTCACCATCGCCTGAGAGGCTCTGGGTGAAGCGCCAATTTTCAATTTGTCTTTTGGTATATCAGAAAGCTCGGGTCGCGTGTTGCGAACCAGTCGTACAATCTTGCGCACAAGATCTTCCTCTATGTGCACATTTTCCCAGATGGCAGTCCGCGCATCCAAAACATCTTTACTGTTCATTATCTTTCTCAAGGGTTCATCTTTATTAGAAAGCATTGCAATCTGTACCTCAAACTCTTCATCCACGTAATCCACTATTTTTTTAAACAGATATCTGTCTCTTTCAGCTTCAGCCAAGGGGTATGTGCCCATCTGCTCAAGAGGGTTCTGTGTAGCAAAGACTGTAAACTCAGGAGGAAGCGGTATTGTGCGCTCATTTGCCCCGTCACCAGTATTAACCATAACTGTAACCTGGCCTTCGGCCATGGCCTCAAGCAGTGCCGCTTTTGTTTTTGGAGTAGCACGGTTTAACTCATCAGCAAGAAGAATGCCTGTAAAAATAGGTCCTCTTCTAAACTCAAGTTTTCCGGTAGAGCGGTCTAAAATCTCTGAGCCGATAATATCAAAGGGCTGCAGGTCAACTGTCATCTGAATACGCTCAAAAGGAATATCTAAAACCTCAGCTACTGCTTTAAGAAGCCTTGTTTTGGCTGTTCCGGGAACGCCTTGTAGAATAATATGCCCCCCGGCGAAAAGCGCCAGGATTGCATACTCTATAACATCATCCATTCCGAAAACTCGTTTTTTCACCTCACTTATTACCTCATCAATCTTAGGAATAAGTTCCAAAATATTTTTTGCCATTACAACTCCTTTCTCTGTGTAGGTTGTCAAAGGACAAACTACCCTTTATTGTTTCTCGGGTAATAATGAACTATACCTTAAAAAGCGGGGTTGAGTCAAGAAAAAATCCGCTTTATTTAGCGGATTTTTTGGTCTTTTTTTGGGGTGTGTTTTTCACTTTTTCTGCGGGCTTTTCGTTCTTTGTTTTTTCCAGATAGTAAGAAAATTTGTTATACAATTTACTTATATTTTCTACTCTTTCTTTATTTCCTGAAAACTCTCGCCTGATTCGCGATTTCTCAAGACGTATATGCTTTCTTGCGCCCCTGGGCAATGTTTTTTGTTTTTCCATAATTTTTATTTTTTATTCGCTACGCTTATAAAATACCGCTGATTTATGCTGACCTTGGCGGATACATGCTGAGGTTTATACGCATTAATCTGCTTTAATCTGTATTGATCCGCGATTTAGCGAGGCCTTAGCCGAGCTTGTTATATTCTTCTTTTACGATTTCCCTGTCATCCCAATCTATGGGTCCTTTTGCTGTTACCATAAGCGGCTCAGCACCTTTGCCTGTAATTAATACAATATCGTTCTTTTGCGCTTTTTTCAACGCTTCAGCTATCGCATTCCTGCGATTTATTATTTTTTTATAGCTAGTACCTGTAGAAAGGCCCGTGGCAACGCTCTTTAGTATATCTTCAGGATCTTCGTCATAAGGATCTTCGTCGGTAAGTATTATCTCATCACAATATTGAGATGCAATCTTTCCAAGCTCCGGTCGCTTCCACTTATCTCTACCTCCGCCGGCCGAACCGAGCACACATATCATTTTAGGTTTTAGGTTATAGGTTATAGGTTTTAGGTCTTGGACGGCTTTATAAGCTTTTTCAAGAGCATCGGGGGTGTGTGCGTAATCCACGACAACGGTAAATGGCTCTTTTATTACAATCTCTAATCTTCCGGCTACCCCCTTGAAAGAATACAATGCCTGTTGCGCTTTTTCCAAAGACAACCCCTGCGCTACGCCAATACTTACAGCAGTTAACGCGTTATAGATATTAAACTCTCCCAACAAGGGAAGCTCAAATTCTCTTCCTTCAATTTTAAAATTTATCCCTTTTGGGCTTGTGTTTGCATTTTCTCCCAAAACTGTTTGGAGTTTTGAATTTTGGTCATTTGAATTTGTTTTGAAACCTGCCTGCCCGCTCCGCCGAGGGAGCGAGGCGAGCCGGTAGGCAGGGTTTGAAATTTGAAATTTGAAATTCTCAGCCTTTTTTGGGCTGAGCGTGTATCCTATTTTCTCCTTCGCCTGGAAATTTAAAAAATATTCTGAATTCTCATCA encodes:
- a CDS encoding MoxR family ATPase; its protein translation is MAKNILELIPKIDEVISEVKKRVFGMDDVIEYAILALFAGGHIILQGVPGTAKTRLLKAVAEVLDIPFERIQMTVDLQPFDIIGSEILDRSTGKLEFRRGPIFTGILLADELNRATPKTKAALLEAMAEGQVTVMVNTGDGANERTIPLPPEFTVFATQNPLEQMGTYPLAEAERDRYLFKKIVDYVDEEFEVQIAMLSNKDEPLRKIMNSKDVLDARTAIWENVHIEEDLVRKIVRLVRNTRPELSDIPKDKLKIGASPRASQAMVRASKVLAVLRGRDYVTPSDIVELAYPIFCHRVVFANRRKEEWESILKEVLHADFKKVFEGDYNNAYAT
- a CDS encoding DUF58 domain-containing protein; translation: MPTPRKEDLEAIFEKSRMSLTLEPHSPKSTRYGDWDSDYLGEGFDFEEFREFRPGDNPRRIHAVMSSRMGKDMVIRYREPREARLLIVLDITPSMFLRDKFRMAYAAMSMVFISASDIHMPVALWAVANDYELEATFPFTNEHMYFFEDIVSGKVEASDSYFCVERSGELSLDNWREALPGGSFVFVVSDFLGKKDNFQTLLDDELGDYYVIPVVVQDDQEYTFPEINSRGVSITFGDAEGLESETLWVDKKTSADVRDTHEKRFTDLRELFREKYLSYAHLKVFDLKNINSSIEDALQGAYPPA
- a CDS encoding UDP-N-acetylmuramoyl-L-alanyl-D-glutamate--2,6-diaminopimelate ligase, coding for MKKAIKKLVPKFVLDYYYALWPFLGAFVYGHPSRKLKLIGITGTNGKTTVTHITSHMLEQAGFKVASVSSLRFKIGLNEWQNRLKMTMPGRMKLQKFMKDAVKAGCEYAVIEVTSEGIKQSRHMFLKFDTVAFTNLTPEHIESHGSFEKYREVKGALFGLPHRTSVVNLDDENSEYFLNFQAKEKIGYTLSPKKAENFKFQISNPAYRLASLPRRSGQAGFKTNSNDQNSKLQTVLGENANTSPKGINFKIEGREFELPLLGEFNIYNALTAVSIGVAQGLSLEKAQQALYSFKGVAGRLEIVIKEPFTVVVDYAHTPDALEKAYKAVQDLKPITYNLKPKMICVLGSAGGGRDKWKRPELGKIASQYCDEIILTDEDPYDEDPEDILKSVATGLSTGTSYKKIINRRNAIAEALKKAQKNDIVLITGKGAEPLMVTAKGPIDWDDREIVKEEYNKLG
- a CDS encoding VWA domain-containing protein; amino-acid sequence: MDTWLQMLKSLEFTSPLLLSVGAALLLILVVGMVRRRKNKRDEVKSSAIADIKHIGIKRAKQSTVLVNSAFVLIVLMLASALASPVSELQTSTRETKTQYVRNVIMVIDVSGSMRTNFLGFVAENDVREKTSYEAVIDSAIPFLRDQKNMRVGVIFYSSNFLIWRRPTLELEALADDLSRTNLDRKMGLMEQGQGQLAILSKATVATPALYRSARVFEEISEEKTLESKAVILFTDLQDNKENVTKAIRDLTRYGVKVYVMTSAKDSVIDSWRKSFPGNQLVRFFPINSSDEMEEAYNAVSVLESEPIQINEVTTERNTLSPDIALLLVVFSTVFIVVRERYAREVRGGDKDEK